Proteins from one Alysiella filiformis genomic window:
- a CDS encoding DUF3149 domain-containing protein, with translation MDVFQYMLSTPFGLFSLVTILMVVVIAVFLFFWVKKQAERDSQNHKQ, from the coding sequence ATGGACGTGTTTCAATATATGTTATCCACGCCATTTGGTTTGTTTTCTTTGGTAACGATTTTAATGGTGGTGGTCATCGCGGTGTTCTTGTTCTTTTGGGTAAAAAAGCAGGCTGAACGCGATAGCCAAAACCACAAACAATAA
- a CDS encoding chorismate--pyruvate lyase family protein — protein sequence MLIWQTNFPQSAHAIHAIATAESLTQALSQRGNFAVQLDKLGETQSFPHFADFRLPETLFTRQVSLFLNDKMVVQAQSLCETTSAWRDILHCGNTSLGTILFSGSLNVQRSELQFALLPNGLLARRSWFTLNGETLYLVECFQAALNDLL from the coding sequence ATGTTGATTTGGCAAACAAATTTTCCCCAATCCGCCCACGCAATCCACGCCATTGCCACTGCCGAAAGTTTAACCCAAGCCTTGTCGCAACGCGGCAATTTTGCCGTGCAACTGGACAAATTGGGCGAAACGCAATCTTTCCCCCATTTTGCCGATTTCAGGCTGCCTGAAACGCTGTTCACGCGCCAAGTCAGCTTGTTTTTAAACGACAAAATGGTGGTGCAAGCGCAAAGTTTGTGCGAAACCACATCGGCATGGCGCGACATTTTGCATTGCGGCAACACTTCGCTTGGCACGATTTTGTTTTCAGGCAGCTTGAACGTGCAACGCAGCGAACTGCAATTTGCTTTATTGCCCAATGGTTTATTGGCACGGCGGTCGTGGTTTACGCTCAATGGCGAAACGCTGTATTTGGTGGAATGTTTTCAGGCTGCTTTAAATGATTTGTTGTAA